One Felis catus isolate Fca126 chromosome D2, F.catus_Fca126_mat1.0, whole genome shotgun sequence DNA window includes the following coding sequences:
- the CALHM3 gene encoding calcium homeostasis modulator protein 3 produces MEKFRVLFQHFQSSSESVMNGICLLLAAVTVKLYSSFDFNCPCLARYNALYGLGLLLTPPLALFLCGLLANRQSVVMVEEWRRPVGHRRKDPGIIRYMCSSVLQRALAAPLVWILLALLDGKCFVCAFSSSVDPEKFLDFANMTPSQVQLFLAKVPCKEDELVRDSPARKAVSRYLRCLSQAIGWSITLLLIILAFLGRCLRPCFDQTVFLQRRYWSNYVDLEQKLFDETCCEHARDFAHRCVLHFFANMQSEMRARGLRRDTADRDPEPPVTPGPQDGLDGSGSGKAHLRAVCSREQVDRLLSTWYSSKPPLDLLASPGIWGGRGGLNHRALTVAPGTRLSQHTDV; encoded by the exons ATGGAAAAGTTCCGTGTGCTTTTCCAGCACTTCCAGTCCAGCTCGGAGTCAGTGATGAATGGCATCTGCCTGCTGCTGGCCGCGGTCACCGTCAAGCTGTACTCCTCCTTCGACTTCAATTGCCCCTGCCTGGCGCGCTACAATGCCCTCTATGGCCTGGGCCTGCTGCTGACACCCCCACTTGCCCTTTTCCTCTGTGGCCTCCTTGCCAACCGGCAGTCCGTGGTGATGGTTGAGGAGTGGCGCCGGCCCGTGGGGCACCGGAGGAAGGACCCTGGCATCATCAG GTATATGTGCTCCTCTGTGCTGCAGCGAGCGCTGGCTGCCCCCCTTGTCTGGATCCTCCTGGCCCTCCTCGACGGGAAGTGCTTCGTGTGTGCCTTCAGCAGCTCCGTGGACCCCGAAAAGTTTCTGGACTTTGCCAACATGACCCCCAGCCAGGTGCAGCTTTTCCTGGCCAAGGTGCCCTGCAAAGAGGATGAGCTGGTCAGGGACAGCCCCGCGAGAAAGGCAGTGTCTCGCTACCTACGATGCCTGTCACAG gccaTCGGCTGGAGTATCACCCTGCTACTGATCATCCTGGCTTTCCTGGGCCGCTGCCTGAGGCCCTGCTTCGACCAGACGGTCTTCCTGCAGCGCAGATACTGGAGCAACTACGTGGACCTGGAGCAGAAGCTCTTCGACGAGACGTGCTGTGAGCATGCGCGGGACTTCGCGCACCGCTGCGTGCTGCACTTCTTTGCCAACATGCAGAGCGAGATGCGGGCACGGGGGCTGCGCCGGGACACCGCGGACAGGGACCCCGAGCCCCCCGTGACGCCCGGGCCCCAAGATGGCCTGGACGGCAGCGGAAGCGGGAAGGCCCACCTGCGTGCCGTTTGCAGCCGGGAGCAGGTGGACCGCCTCCTGAGCACCTGGTACTCCAGCAAACCGCCACTCGACCTCCTGGCATCCCCTGGgatctggggggggaggggagggctcaaCCACCGCGCCCTCACGGTGGCCCCAGGCACCAGGCTGTCCCAGCACACCGACGTGTAG